From a single Apium graveolens cultivar Ventura chromosome 2, ASM990537v1, whole genome shotgun sequence genomic region:
- the LOC141708565 gene encoding uncharacterized protein LOC141708565, producing the protein MSRHHDVPEGVLNVPIQTDLKFSPENLSKIEDQLRRVFIEFYNKLRLLKSFSFMNILAFSKIMKKYDKITSRNASKSYLRMVDTSYIGSSDENFYFFYKNIAFGLTLFYFEAFTGFSRQSIYDDWYMLLFNVVLTSWPLLHGLSFHSVSSNKMFLLRSAYSFQHCISKNQRTYSLTGIVYLDDWELVSILP; encoded by the exons ATGAGCCGTCATCATGATGTTCCAGAAG GTGTCCTCAATGTTCCTATTCAGACGGATTTGAAATTTAGTCCCGAAAATCTCAGTAAAATTGAAGATCAACTCAGAAGAGTCTTTATCGAGTTTTACAACAAGCTTAGACTTCTCAAAAGTTTCAG CTTTATGAATATTCTGGCATTTTCCAAGATCATGAAAAAGTATGACAAG ATCACTTCAAGGAATGCTTCCAAATCGTACCTACGAATGGTTGATACCTCCTACATAGGCAGCTCTGATGAG AATTTCTATTTCTTCTACAAGAACATCGCCTTTGGGCTTACATTATTTTACTTCGAGGCATTTACTGGTTTCTCTCGGCAGTCCATCTATGATGATTGGTACATGTTGCTATTTAATGTTGTTCTTACTTCATGGCCTTTACTTCATGGCCTGTCATTTCACTCGGTATCTTCGAACAAGATGTTTCTTCTGAGGTCTGCTTACAG TTTTCAGCATTGTATCAGCAAAAACCAAAGAACCTATTCTTTGACTGGTATCGTATATTTGGATGATTGGGAATTGGTCTCTATACTTCCCTAG